Below is a genomic region from Salvelinus fontinalis isolate EN_2023a chromosome 38, ASM2944872v1, whole genome shotgun sequence.
AGAGTCTCACCAGAATGTTcagcccagtcagtataataaacaGTAGAGTCTCACCAGAATGTTcagcccagtcagtataataaacaGTAGAGTCTCACCAGAATGTTCAGCCCAGTCAGTAAAATAAACAGTAGAGTCTCACCAGAATGTTcagcccagtcagtataataaacaGTAGAGTCTCACCAGAATGTTcagcccagtcagtataataaacaGTAGAGTCTCACCAGAATGTTcagcccagtcagtataataaacaGTAGAGTCTCACCAGAATGTTGAAGTGCTGTCTGCACACTGCTTTACTCTCCCAGTAGATCACCACCATGGCAACGACCAGTTCAATGACCAGGAGAACTACAATCATCCATTTGATTCCAGAAAATACCTGACAGAGTAAAGAGAATAGTAACTTAATACACTAATATCTTAATAACTTAATAACTTAATACACTGTACATAGCAACATGTTTTTCTGTGGTTTAATGTTATGTTGATAAGCTCTTGTGGTTTAGTATTTTGTTTGTGGAGAACATTTACACAGAATTACAAAGCAAACTAACAATTCAGTATCCGTATTGCGTTATCTAATTTCAATGCTTGTACTCTTCTACCTCATTAACAAATCAATACTAATCAATTAACTCATTGTAATAAACAAACAATTAAGTAATTAACTCTGGAACCTCTTGATGGTCCCCGTGGAAACCAAAAGAGATAACATCAGCAGTGCAGAGAGCAACAGCAGCTAATGTCCAGAAACAGCTGACGATGTTCAAGGAAAATGACAGTTTGGCCTGTTGATAGTGGAGAGAAACACAGAATCACCTCACTATTCAATTGGTATGTTTATGATATATTTGATGTGTAATATTTTCATTATAATTTAAATAATCTACAATTATTTCATATTTGATCCATGACTGAATTTAGACATGTTTGTAAAGCTTGAACTTACCACACACATATCTGGAGAATGACCTGCAGCATAGGTCAGTATTCCGGCAGCAACAAACTTTATAAAACAAATATGTTTTTTTGTTCCTTCATTATTTGAGAGACTGATTACAAATTCATTCAACAGTACGTGTATTATCCTCATTGTAGAGTACACACTTCACACACAATGCACACTGACGACAGGAGAGAATAACGGATAGAGACGACACAAAGCTTTGGTCCAACATCGGCTCTATCAACATGTGTCTAATCCAATAATTGATGATGACACAAACTACTTTGTGGGCTGATAGCACTTCTTACCAGGACACTGGGCATGGTGTAGATCAGAACTAATGGTCTGTGCTGGACAAGCAGTAGCCCCAGAATCAAGACAAGGACTCCAGCAATGAGCTGAGCTGCCTAAAACGAGAAGAAGATATATTCAGACTAACAGACGAGAAAATATCCCGGAAACTGGCCCTTAGATAAACATATACCAAATGTTCAACGTAACTTCTGCTCATCATTCATGTATTTTTAGAATCCACAGATTAGCCTGCCTGAAATAAATGTTTACTCGGCTGTATAGGAAGATGTTTGCTATTCGTACCCCCAGAGCTTTAGGCTGACCCTTGAGGAAGACCTTGTAGACATCTTTGAAGACACAGTGGAACTTCTCAGGCATCAGCTGGCCCTCCTGAGCATCTCTGAGACTGCCCAGAGGTATAGTGATGACCATGCACTCATCTGACTGAAATGTGTACTTCATTTACCTGCGAACAATACATTTCATTAAAGGGAGAAAAATATCATATAAACTACTTTAGTGAATATAGAGGAAGATAAGTGCTTCCAATGACATAATAAGTAAACAACTAATAGGTCATTAGTAGGCAATGCCTCCTCACAGCTGGTCAAAATCACACGATGCAcaatgatgatgtcattggaaacacatcTTTCTCTATATTTGTTTACTACAGAACATAGAAACgcaccattttcacatatgttgatgttggattGGTACTGGAGACGATGAATATGAGGTTTCcctttattaacacatcatgtagaCAATAACACTACTGACGTAATGAGGACACTGTAACGTGTTACCAATAAAAACTATCGGAATAATATTGCTGAAATAAACCATAAACTCTTGTAATAACTCTATGGATATTGTAATTAAATGGAAACACATCATGAATGATGAAAGGTAATAGCAGAACAAGCTTTCATGAAGTTTACATACCTGCTGCTGTTCTTTCTAACTTAATGGAGGAAGTCACACTCGGAGGGCGTCTGCGCTGGTCTGGTAAGCAGGCTGTGATGGACAAACACATtttcatacacatgcacacagcaagagagagagagagaactagagagggagagagagacagagaaccagagagagagagagagacagagagagagacagagagacagagagggagggagagagagacagagagggagggagagagagacagagagggggagagagggagagagagggagagggagggagagagagatagagagagagagagagagagagagagagagagagagagagagagagagagagagagagagacagacagagagggagagagagggagagagagggagagagagggagagagagagagagagagagagagagagagagagagagagagagagagagagagagagagagagagagagagagagaaccagagagggaaagagagagagagaaccagagagatatTCTGTTTGTTGAAAACACTAAAGCTGAGTGGATGCGCTCCGGGTACAAGGTCAAGGTGAACTGAATTCACAGGTGGAAAACTTCTTCAGAAACTGAATAGTACACATACAACAAAGTTCATTAAGTGTTGTAGTGTGTTTCTGAGCGCTTCACACCATCTCTCTCATCACCTGAAACTAACAGCACATGTGGTTTGAACAATTGGAGGACGTGGTGCCTCTTGTCTTTAAATCAGCAGATATCTCATATGATAGGGTGGCCATTGTGGTCACACTTTAGAAGAGCTTCCTCCACGTCAACAGAGGAAATGGTGAGAAGCTAAACATTACAGGGAGCAGGCACAGTGATGCTGAAGAAGGCACTTCAAGACCATAGTTTTAGGGGACAACAGTATGAGCATTAAATCAACTCTGGTGAGTGTGAATGTGAGAAATGTCAATATAATAATAGTGATAGTTTTAATGTAAATGTATGAATGCAGTTGTCAATATTTTATGTTAATGATCTTCTATGTAAAAGTAGGCGAGACACTCGGATTTCTCTCACAACAGTTTCAAGCTAAATGTAGGCAATAATGACTGTTTTGATAAGAtattgatgaggatgatgatggtgatgattatgatgaggatgttgatgatgatggtagtggtgatgacgATGAATTCAGGCGATAAAAACATGGTCAGGACTATTTTAGACAACAATACATTGGATGATGATTATTATGATTGTTGCAATTAAAGAAATAGGTGAAGggtatacagtgtatatatatatatcaaactGTTATGATTGCATTATGACTTCAGAAGTTAATACTCATCAGCGAAACAACATCATATTCCCACAGGTATTGTGACTGAGACGTCATGGCTTGTGCAGACATCCCTATGGACATCCTGGGTCCTGaggctgaggaggaggagtataaGGAGGCCGGGGACCAGAGAGGAGAACCACTGATCAAGTATTACCAAGCAACTGAACTAATGCCTGCTCCCAAAGGACCACTCCATGACCTGTTGCTGAAGCAGCCTGCCGTGTTGGGGGTAAGACCATAGATACTAAGAGCTCTATATAATATCATATTATACTGATCTTTATCTATGAGTATAGATACTAAGAGCTCTATATAATCTCATGCTCTTTATCTATGGGCATAGATACCAAGAGCTCTATATAATACCATATTATACTGCTCTTTATCTATGAGTATAGATACTAAGAGCTCTATATAATCTCATGCTCTTTATCTATGGGCATAAATACTAAGAGCTCTATATAATCTCATGCTCTTTATCTATATGGGCATAGCCGtgggaagtagtttgggggtgggggtgctgtCACTTTTTCACCGACTACGGGACTAGTAAACGCCCAGCGCACTAATTCTatgattttttaaaaatatatacactaccggtcagaagttttagaacacctactcattcaagggtttttctttatttttttactattttctacattgtataataatagtgaagacatcaacactatgaaatagcacatatagaatcatgtagtaacccaaaaagtgttaaacaaatcaaaatatattttatatttgagattcttcaactagccaccctttgccttgatgacttgcCTTGCCttgatacagtatcagtcaaaagtttggacacctactcattcaagggtttttctttatttggactattttctacatatacatatatagatGTATATTTTTAATGATTTCAATTGTATTTATTATTCCGACTTTTCAAGGGGTGCTGcaacaccctcagcacccctacttcctatGGCCATGTCTATTGGTAGGACTCAGAGACAGGCCTTTACAGTGTCTCTGTTATATGTTAAGTGGACATGCACAGTGAGGGGAATTTATAAGAGGAACTGATGCAGTTATTAGTATACTGGTTCATGAGAGAAGTGTGAAAGTCTATTTTGAATGGGGAACTGTTAACCAAACGTTTTTCTTTTAACAGAATGTATACTGTCTCATGAGTTCTCATGGTTCCAGGCATGCATGAATGCCGATCTCAAGTTTATGGATAGTTTTGTCTCCATAGTTTGGACCTGTGTGATATTTAAATACCTTATCATTTAAGTCCTGTATTATATACTGTGATATTTAAATACCTTATCATGTATTATACACTGAGATATTTAAATACCTTATCATGTATTATACACTGAGATATTTAAATACCTTGTCATGTATTATACACTGTGATATTTAAATACCTTATCATGTATTATACACTGTGATATTTAAATACCTTATTATGTATTATACACTGTGATATTTAAATACCTTATCATGTATTATACACTGTGATATTTAAATACCTTATCATGTAAGTCCTGTATTATACACTGTGATATTTAAATACCTTATCATGTATTATACCCTGTGATATTTAAATACTTTATCATGTAAGTCCTGTATTATATACTGTGATATTTAAATACCTTATCATGTATTATACACTGAGATATTTAAATACCTTATCATGTATTATACACTGAGATATTTAAATACCTTGTCATGTATTATACACTGTGATATTTAAATaccttgtcatgtcagtcatgtaTTATACACTGAGATATTTAAATACCTTGTCATGTATTATACACTGTGATATTTAAATACCTTATCATTTAAGTCCTGTATTATATACTGTGATATTTAAATACCTTGTCATGTATTATACACTGTGATATTTAAATACCTTGTCATGTCAGTCCTGTATTATACACTGTGATATTTAAATACCTTATCATTTAAGTCCTGTATTATAGACTGTGATATTTAAATACCTTATCATGTATTATACGCTGTGATATTTATATACCTTGTCATGTCAGTCCTGTATTATACACTGTGATATTTAAATACCTTATCATGTAAGTCCTGTATTATACACTGTGATATTTATATACCTTATCATGTATTATACACTGTGATATTTAAATACCTTATCATGTATTATACACTGTGATATTTAAATACCTTATCATGTATTATACACTGTGATATTTAAATACCTTATCATGTATTATACACTGTGATATTTAAATACCTTATCATGTATTATACACTGTGATATTTAAATACCTTATTATGTATTATACACTGTGATATTTAAATACCTTATCATGTATTATACACTGTGATATTTAAATACCTTATCATGTAAGTCCTGTATTATACACTGTGATATTTAAATACCTTATCATGTATTATACCCTGTGATATTTAAATACTTTATCATGTAAGTCCTGTATTATACACTGTGATATTTAAATACCTTATCATGTATTATACACTGTGATATTTAAATACCTTATCATGTATTATACACTGTGATATTTAAATACCTTATCATGTATTATACACTGTGATATTTAAATACCTTATCATGTAAGTCCTGTATTATACACTGTGATATTTAAATACCTTATCATGTATTATACACTGTGATATTTAAATACCTTATTATGTAAGTCCTGTATTATACACTGTGATATTTAAATACCTTATCATGTAAGTCCTGTATTATACACTGTGATATTTAAATACCTTATCATGTATTATACACTGTGATATTTATATACCTTATCATGTATTATACACTGTGATATTTAAATACCTTATCATGTAAGTCCTGTATTATACACTGTGATATTTAAATACCTTATCATGTATTATACATTGTGATATTTATAtaccagggtgtgattagggtgggcattctagattttctgtttctatgttggtgtgtttgattcccaatcggaggcagctgtctgtcgttgtctctgattgggaatcagatATAAGTTGTCagtttccttttgggttttgtgggatcttattTTTGTTTGTTGCTTTATGTACGACTAGCTTTACGTTCGGTGTGTGTTCATTGTTTTTTCCCGGTGTTCCGGTCATTTATCATCCGATGACGAGTGTAACACTTCCCTTTTTTAGAGCATCTGTCGTCATTAAATGTCAATTAATAAATAACTACCAGacccaaatgtaaatgttttaaaatgcatCAAATATATGACAGGACTGTGTAACAGTtaactatataaatatatgacAGGACTGTGTAACAGTtaactatataaatatatgacAGGACTGTGTAACAGTtaactatataaatatatgacAGGACTGTGTAACAGTtaactatataaatatatgacAGGACTGTGTAACAGTTAATTATATAAATATATGACAGGATTGTGTAACAGCtaactatataaatatatgacAGGAATGTGTAACAGTtaactatataaatatatgacAGGACTGTGTAACAGCtaactatataaatatatgacAGGACTGTGTAACAGTtaactatataaatatatgacAGGACTGTGTAACAGCtaactatataaatatatgacAGGACTGTGTAACAGttaactatataaatatataacagGACTGTGTAACAGCtaactatataaatatatgacAGGACTGTGTAACAGCtaactatataaatatatgacAGGACTGTGTAACAGttaactatataaatatataacagGACTGTGTAACAGCtaactatataaatatatgacAGGACTGTGTAACAGTTAACTGTATAAATATATGACAGGACTGTGTAACAGTTAACTGTATAAATATATGACAGGACTGTGTAACAGTtaactatataaatatatgacAGGACTGTGTAACAGTtaactatataaatatatgacAGGACTGTGTAACAGCtaactatataaatatatgacAGGACTGTGTAACAGTtaactatataaatatatgacAGGACTGTGTAACAGCTAACTGTATAAATATATGACAGGACTGTGTAACAGTtaactatataaatatatgacAGGACTGTGTAACAGTtaactatataaatatatgacAGGACTGTGTAACAGCTAACTATATACATTTATGAATATATATGAATTTAAAGAAGTGTATGTTTAGTTAGAATGGTCTTGCTTCTGGTGGCACAGAAATGCatttcacagaaaatacatttaTGGATGATAATTTTCAAAGGTTAATTTGTGAGGGTTTGTGTTTGCAACAGTCTTTGCAGATGACGAGCGGTCTACTCAGTGTTGCAGTAGGACTTGTGTTTGCTGCAACTCGGGAGGCGAGGCATTCCCTTTTAACCATGTTCAGAGTCGCACCCTTCACTGGACTACTAGTGAGTAGTGGTAGCATTGTCTTTTAATCGTTACATGTTATTTGTTTTAACGTCGAGGATCACTTTGGAAATACTGAAAGTCTTTTGATGAAGGTTTTCAAGAGTACTACTCTGGGGTCAAATTCACAGCTTGTTGGATGCATATATTGTTTTTACCCACAATTCAATAGCACTGACTGAAATTTAAGGGTGAACATGTTTTACGTGAACTTCTGAATGTCATCTTATTTCAGTATATAATATACTGATCATGTAACTATCACTAAATTATAATTTAAGCAATTAAGTAAAATCAATTAGTAAAAAACTGTTCACCCAAGTTTCTGTTCATTAAGCAATAGTAAAATATTGATTAACACGCTTATAAAACCTATTGATAATTACTGTCAATGTGAGGACCTTTAAATGttatccttctcttctctctctcttctctctcctcagttCTTCATCGCTGGGTTGTTATCCAACCTGTTGTTCAAATTCCCCAGACTATTACCTGTAAGTCAATAGTTTTACCTGTAAGTCAATAGTTTTACCTGTAAGTCAATAGTATTACCTGTAAGTCAATAGTTTTACCTGTAAGCCAATAGTATTACCTGTAAGTAAATAGTATTACCTGTAAGTCAAAAGTTTTACCTGTAAGTCAATAGTATTACCTGTAAGGCAATAGTTTTACCTGTAAGTCAATAGTTTTACCTGTAAGTCAATAGTTTTACCTGTGAGTCAATAGTTTTACCTGTGAGTCAGTAGTTTTACCTGTAAGTCAATAGTTTTACCTGTGAGTCAATAGTTTTACCTGTGAGTCAATAGTTTTACCTGTGAGTCAATAGTTTTACCTGTGAGTCAATAGTTTTACCTGTAAGTCAATAGTTTTACCTGTGAGTCAATAGTTTTACCTGTGAGTCAATAGTTTTACCTGTGAGTCAAATAATGGCAATGCAGAAATACCCAGCGGGCAAAACAGATTGAACTACAACCAGATTAACATCATAATCGCCTCATTGAAACCAGTTTTGCCCCCTGGGTAGATTAGATTACGATAGATTAGTTTAGATTAGAAAACCTTTACACAATATAATGTACATTGGGATACAGACAACAtcacaaataaaaaaacaacagaTCAGCAAGCAGTTAAATGTTTTAATTGATTAaagatttttttaaagtgtttataCATTGACTGTTCTGATATTCATGTTTATATTAGACTAGATTTACTAAAAACCTTGATTGAAACCTTGGAGGCTTTGATGAGTTTCCTGTCATTTTAACACACAGTAGCCGATGGTAGAAGGTCCATGTAACGCTCTGTCTTGTGAACCTGTAGGTCTGCCTGTGTGTCAACATTGGCAGCATGGTCGTAGCAGGAGTTGGAGGAGTGTTGATATGCGTTGACTTGGGCATGGACATGCCTTCCTGGGATTCCAATGTTCAACATCATATAAAGGTTATTAGTTATAAAAGTAGATTTTTGTTCTCATCAAAGTTGACGTACTGTAGTAATGGGATATGACGGCATCATGCTTGATGAAGGTCTGTCCCTGAcagttttgttgttgtgtttctgtAACAGCTGGAGGTGCTGATGCTCTGTGtgttggtcatggaggtgaccctctctgctgtcctctccttctggatccggGGAGTGAAACGCAGCCATTCACCGTGAGCTGTTATCTGTCTGACAACTATTCATGGACGACCACATCCAAATAGattgacatttaaaaaataaaatgataGTGAGCGAGGATGACAATGGGGAAATGCTGTGTCAGAGGGCAGCAGGGAGTTATCATTATAATGGAGTCTCTATTTGATTGTAAATGAACCACCATCTGAATATCCAAGATAGAAAGTACTCTAAAACTGTTTAGCTTCGACCATCAGTGTGTGTCTCAATGTATGAGAAAGTACAGCAGCCTCAGATATCTTTACCCACTATCCATTTTTTGACGGCCCTAAACCTATCTGTGGGTTTTAGAGTACTGTCTCAACCTCGGTgattgcctgcctgcctccctccctccctgcctacctgcctgcctgcctggctgcctgcctgcctgcctgcctgcctgcctgcctgcctgcctgcctccctgcctgcctgcctgcctgcctccctgcctgcctgcctgcctgcctgcgagTCCTGTCTGTGTGGTTCTCTCTGAGCAGGCTGGTTGtggtctaacacacacacacacagcgtagcTACACGCTCCACTCAGACTGAGAACAACAGTCTTGTGGTCAAAACTAGAAtgcgtcccaaatgtcaccctattccctatttactgCACTACCCTACCCTGACCAGGGCAGGGTAGGGCACAacgatgtagggaatagggtgccatttgggacacgccCGTATTGTGTTCTCTGAGGTGTCGAGGCAACCATTCTTCATTAGCGTTGCCTCCTCATTGGTTCGTTGTTCCCTATTCCAACCAGTATCAGTTCTTCCTGTGTGACTCTAtctatctcagtgtgtgtgtgtgtgtgtgtgtgtgtgtgtgtgtgtgtgtgtgtgtgtgtgtgtgtgtgtgtgtgtgtgtgtgtgtgtgtgtgtgtgtgtgtgtgtgtgtgtgtgtgtgtgtgtgtgtgtgtgtgtgcagcggtGTGTTTGTGGTTAATGATACgagtgtgtctgtatgtagcaGTAGCGTTGGGCGCTAACTGTAAAGGCTGACAGCATCAGTACAGAGCTTAGGCCGACCAGTTGACAGTTTGAAACAGAGACATTTAGAAACTAAGCCCCGTTGTTGCTGTTTTCAACTGATACGCTCACATCTAACAGACTCTGTTATCCAGAGACAGTGCTTTGCCTTGCTCGCTTCAACCACTGGAATTGTTGTTTGAGTAAAAATCATTTCCATATTAGGCATTGGGAAAAAGCTGAAGTAATATCATGTCAGATGTCGCTGTGGTGCTAAAAATCAAAGAGCTTTTTAATATCCTGTTTAATACTCTGTACAGAGAGACACATAGTACTGGTACGATAAGAacagccagagagacagggaAATGTCACTTGTTCCGacgcctcgatcacaccgacagtgTCAAACGCAGCgctccattggaaatgaatgtacttctggtggaCCAAAATGCCATACACCGTCGCTGTGATGGAGGCGTTAATCAACAGAATAGCTGGTGGTGAATCCCCACTAGCGTCTGTCTAGCTGTCTGCTGAGTACTTTCCATGTGTTTGCTTCCTTGAATAAGACTTAATAAAACAACTCTTCTACATTATAAACAGTGATACATATCTAGTTCATTAAAACACA
It encodes:
- the LOC129837680 gene encoding membrane-spanning 4-domains subfamily A member 4D-like → MKYTFQSDECMVITIPLGSLRDAQEGQLMPEKFHCVFKDVYKVFLKGQPKALGAAQLIAGVLVLILGLLLVQHRPLVLIYTMPSVLFVAAGILTYAAGHSPDMCVAKLSFSLNIVSCFWTLAAVALCTADVISFGFHGDHQEVFSGIKWMIVVLLVIELVVAMVVIYWESKAVCRQHFNILPMVTLKQDV
- the si:ch211-269k10.4 gene encoding uncharacterized protein si:ch211-269k10.4, with protein sequence MACADIPMDILGPEAEEEEYKEAGDQRGEPLIKYYQATELMPAPKGPLHDLLLKQPAVLGSLQMTSGLLSVAVGLVFAATREARHSLLTMFRVAPFTGLLFFIAGLLSNLLFKFPRLLPVCLCVNIGSMVVAGVGGVLICVDLGMDMPSWDSNVQHHIKLEVLMLCVLVMEVTLSAVLSFWIRGVKRSHSP